From one Culex quinquefasciatus strain JHB chromosome 3, VPISU_Cqui_1.0_pri_paternal, whole genome shotgun sequence genomic stretch:
- the LOC119770686 gene encoding uncharacterized protein LOC119770686 isoform X2, whose protein sequence is MSSDEVFGFGLFDDIPPEGQPHPLLIDDFESDEDVGVRVKNIYAATIDDFIKIDFTDTIFTAPPRL, encoded by the exons ATGAGCTCCGATGAAGTTTTCGGTTTCGGACTCTTTGACGATATTCCTCCGGAAGGACAGCCCCATCCTCTGCTAATTGACGACTTCGAGTCGGATGAGGATGTTGGAGTGAGAGTGAAGAACATCTACGCGGCGACGATCGACG atttcatcaaaatcgacTTTACCGACACGATATTTACAGCCCCACCTCGACTGTAG
- the LOC119770686 gene encoding uncharacterized protein LOC119770686 isoform X1, translated as MLTLLLEIDFDYVLNYNFQSESLNIPLSGLLSYIEEPNATFSKAKLHGYGKDTVELLIRNTTDVKGMHFAYRQRDWELVEVLIRNGADPGIENRKGKTPVKELSAVDQELFYFWS; from the coding sequence ATGTTAACCCTGCTGCTGGAAATAGACTTTGACTACGTGCTGAACTACAACTTCCAAAGTGAATCTTTGAACATCCCGCTGTCAGGACTGCTGAGCTACATCGAGGAACCGAACGCGACCTTCTCGAAGGCTAAGCTGCATGGTTACGGAAAAGACACAGTTGAACTGTTAATCAGAAATACTACAGATGTCAAGGGTATGCACTTTGCATACCGGCAACGCGATTGGGAACTGGTGGAAGTGCTGATACGGAATGGAGCCGATCCCGGTATTGAGAACCGGAAAGGAAAAACTCCGGTGAAGGAGTTATCAGCGGTTGATCAAGAGCTGTTTTACTTCTGGAGTTGA
- the LOC6036559 gene encoding tectonin beta-propeller repeat-containing protein codes for MPSTLLFANSNEGRVYALSTSGAAWREFLYLGLEFKKISVVPHFMWAIGGDRQVYVHVHGLDIPIRIKEEAYENERWLPIEGFSSRLLPTDRYHFSNVDGTVDRNIDKIRLPSMAWQWDGEWQLDLTLDGQPLDHDGWTYAVDFPATYHPQKNWKSCVRRRKWVRFRRYCALNSWCAVAPLHKDPTQEPFIDVAINGSSVPGAAPGLLLVWAVTAHGRVMFRAGVSTTSPEGLRWTSVTTPSGCEVSQIAVGPAGLVWASLYNGRAIVRAGVTRDVPMGTTWLEVKPPGTNLKITQVSVGTNSVWCVTNDNHVWFRRGVHGEASGICEDAAIGSGWVEMVGNISYISVAPNDQVFAVGSEDRALYFRSGVSATDPTGKKWRQIQLPLQMSRTSSNFSLSSRRSGSESPSTKHRSLNSLYREKLQQENASLVENNEETSRSAPNVNPKNRPELWHKPEISPSAIVSKIEPQHVGSLVEKKVTRNLSNETVVSSSVPLNEIYEISGKQLKNARAWSPVRSVGSVVGTEAHPETDSSVFEGESSRDSGVFGEYEDHGGSQNWAECEVLWVGCAAGAVTVDPNQLPNWFNDSFANANQEELTQPWRVRILDDLKLRPPGSMNTSEFATYEKAIEMSSWVKSGEARAAKAGHPFEDCLIELEWVNNQGTGPDSGTLTVLNPDGITTKMQFSLSEITCVMCCSEPGSARLAIHAPRLPQGSSPIKIQFNGDTDLEDWLSHLTSVCCQINEVHGKPSPRSQWITSNNGDVFVFDPTNLEASQAKTDEGNFQQKIDVSAAETPYLTALNNGMIIGSRLEISGFVYDDADHIRFDLQSHPTVRVRHKMESQRNISLHINPRFNERITVFNCMEGSHWNEDERREGRMLFATGAEFKLEIRSEADGFRITVNGQDYPKFKYRNGLAPDTIYSLYSSGRVKIFTIVYESPKLIIPLRDVFWRQIGGHLRRVQSCKAGVVWGIGYDNTAWVYTGGWGGAFLKGLETSNQGINPMTDTHNYYIYENQRWNPLSGFSTTGLPTDRHMWSDITGKHKRSKEHTKLLSMHWQWVSDWLVDFHNPGGVDRDGWQYAVDFPASYHAKKLFTDYVRRRRWYRKCRLTTNGPWQEVGNTRIVDVTLQPDSDEVDCSITVWAVAANGDVLYRRGVSQSQPAGMCWEHVACDQPLVSISCYENKVWAVGKNGSAYWRCGISRDNPSGNKWQPVEPPGGVTFKQISVGKAGIWTVDTCGRLSVRKEITATFPEGSHWQLLANIQNDPPHYEGNVGFKNVSVGEHVFAVSQSGFICKRSGISADNPAGTGWTLGIQANWHYVCANGFSD; via the exons ATGCCAAGTACGTTGCTGTTTGCGAATAGCAATGAAGGTCGCGTGTACGCCCTGTCAACGTCCGGAGCGGCCTGGCGTGAGTTCCTGTATTTGGGGCTGGAGTTCAAGAAGATCTCGGTAGTGCCACACTTTATGTGGGCTATCGGAGGGGATCGGCAGGTTTACGTGCATGTTCATGGGCTGGATATACCGATCCGGATCAAGGAGGAAGCGTACGAGAATGAGCGCTGGTTGCCGATCGAGGGATTCTCGAGCAGGTTGCTGCCGACGGATCGGTATCACTTCTCGAATGTGGATGGGACCGTCGACCGGAACATTGACAAAATTCGTCTTCCTTCGATGGCGTGGCAGTGGGATGGCGAGTGGCAACTTGACCTGACGCTGGACGGCCAGCCGCTGGACCACGATGGATGGACGTACGCGGTAGACTTTCCAGCGACGTATCACCCGCAGAAGAACTGGAAGTCTTGCGTTAGACGCCGGAAGTGGGTTCGCTTCCGCAGATATTGCGCGCTGAACTCATGGTGCGCTGTAGCACCACTTCATAAAGATCCCACCCAGGAACCGTTCATTGACGTTGCCATCAACGGAAGTAGCGTACCGGGAGCGGCTCCAGGACTGCTGCTCGTTTGGGCAGTAACTGCCCATGGTCGGGTGATGTTCCGCGCCGGAGTTAGCACGACGTCTCCCGAAGGTCTACGCTGGACTTCCGTAACTACTCCCTCGGGATGTGAAGTGTCGCAGATTGCCGTTGGACCTGCCGGACTAGTGTGGGCTTCGCTGTACAATGGACGAGCTATCGTGCGAGCTGGAGTTACGCGAGACGTACCCATGGGCACCACGTGGCTTGAGGTTAAGCCCCCGGGCACGAATCTAAAAATCACGCAAGTCTCCGTGGGTACCAACTCGGTCTGGTGCGTCACCAACGACAACCACGTTTGGTTCCGCCGTGGAGTTCACGGCGAAGCATCCGGAATCTGCGAGGATGCGGCAATCGGTAGCGGTTGGGTCGAAATGGTCGGCAACATTTCGTACATCTCGGTCGCTCCAAACGATCAGGTCTTCGCAGTAGGATCCGAAGATCGCGCTCTCTACTTCCGCTCGGGAGTGTCCGCTACCGATCCAACCGGGAAAAAGTGGCGCCAGATTCAGCTACCCCTGCAGATGAGCCGTACTTCCAGCAACTTTTCACTCTCAAGTCGTCGCAGCGGTAGCGAGTCTCCGTCTACCAAGCATCGCAGCTTGAACAGCTTGTACCGGGAGAAGCTGCAGCAGGAGAACGCTTCACTGGTGGAGAACAACGAGGAAACGTCACGCTCCGCACCGAATGTCAATCCAAAGAATCGCCCTGAGTTGTGGCACAAGCCGGAGATATCGCCGAGTGCGATCGTCAGCAAGATCGAGCCACAACACGTGGGAAGCTTGGTCGAGAAGAAGGTTACCAGGAATCTTTCAAACGAAACGGTAGTGTCTTCCAGCGTTCCTCTGAACGAGATTTACGAGATCTCTGGGAAACAGCTGAAGAACGCCCGCGCCTGGAGTCCAGTGCGAAGCGTTGGTTCCGTCGTCGGTACCGAAGCACATCCGGAAACGGACTCGAGCGTGTTCGAGGGTGAGAGTTCCCGCGACTCGGGCGTCTTCGGGGAGTACGAAGACCACGGTGGATCGCAGAACTGGGCCGAGTGTGAGGTTCTGTGGGTTGGCTGCGCAGCCGGAGCCGTTACGGTGGATCCGAACCAGCTGCCCAACTGGTTCAACGACAGCTTCGCCAACGCCAACCAGGAGGAGCTGACGCAGCCGTGGCGGGTAAGGATTTTGGACGATTTGAAGCTGCGGCCGCCGGGTTCGATGAACACGAGCGAGTTTGCGACGTACGAGAAGGCGATCGAGATGTCTTCCTGGGTCAAGTCGGGCGAGGCTCGCGCTGCCAAAGCTGGACACCCGTTCGAGGACTGTCTGATCGAGCTGGAGTGGGTGAACAACCAGGGAACGGGACCGGACTCGGGAACGCTGACCGTGCTGAACCCGGACGGGATCACAACAAAG ATGCAATTCTCGCTGTCGGAAATCACGTGCGTAATGTGCTGCAGCGAACCTGGATCTGCACGGCTTGCGATCCATGCGCCACGACTTCCGCAAGGATCTTCCCCGATCAAGATTCAGTTCAACGGGGACACCGACCTTGAGGATTGGCTGTCCCACCTGACTTCCGTTTGTTGTCAGATTAACGAGGTGCACGGAAAACCTTCGCCGCGCTCACAGTGGATAACCTCGAACAACGGTGATGTGTTTGTGTTTGATCCGACGAACCTGGAGGCTTCCCAGGCGAAAACAGACGAAGGGAACTTCCAGCAAAAAATTGACGTTTCGGCGGCTGAGACGCCTTACTTGACGGCGCTGAATAATGG CATGATCATCGGCTCGCGGCTGGAGATCAGCGGGTTCGTGTACGACGACGCCGACCACATCCGGTTCGATCTGCAGAGCCACCCGACGGTGCGCGTCCGGCACAAGATGGAGTCGCAGCGCAACATCTCGCTGCACATTAACCCGCGCTTCAACGAGCGCATTACGGTGTTCAACTGCATGGAGGGTTCGCACTGGAACGAGGACGAGCGGCGGGAAGGCCGGATGTTGTTCGCGACGGGGGCGGAGTTTAAGCTGGAGATTCGGAGCGAAGCGGATGGCTTTCGGATTACCGTGAATGGGCAGGATTATCCCAAGTTCAAGTACAGGAACGGGCTGGCCCCGGATACGATCTACAGTTTGTACAGCAGTGGTCGGGTGAAGATCTTTACGATTGTGTACGAGAGTCCAAAGTTGATCATCCCGTTGAGGGATGTGTTTTGGCGTCAGATTGGTGGTCATCTGAGGCGGGTGCAGTCCTGTAAAGCTGGGGTTGTTTGGGGAATTGGGTACGACAATACGGCATGGGTTTACACGGGGGGTTGGGGCGGAGCTTTTCTGAAGGGACTTGAAACTAGTAATCAGGGAATAAATCCAATGACAGACACCCATAACTATTATATTTACGAGAATCAACGGTGGAATCCGCTGTCCGGCTTCTCGACTACGGGATTGCCGACGGATCGTCACATGTGGAGTGACATTACGGGGAAGCACAAACGAAGCAAGGAGCATACCAAGCTTCTGTCGATGCACTGGCAATGGGTTAGCGATTGGTTGGTGGACTTTCACAACCCGGGTGGGGTAGACCGGGACGGTTGGCAGTACGCGGTAGACTTCCCAGCTAGTTACCATGCCAAGAAACTGTTTACGGACTACGTTCGTAGGAGACGATGGTACCGGAAGTGTCGACTCACGACAAACGGACCGTGGCAAGAGGTGGGCAACACCAGGATCGTAGACGTGACTCTTCAACCGGACAGCGATGAAGTGGACTGTAGCATTACGGTGTGGGCCGTTGCGGCCAACGGAGACGTGCTGTACCGTCGGGGAGTCTCGCAGTCACAGCCGGCG GGAATGTGTTGGGAGCACGTGGCCTGCGATCAGCCGCTAGTCAGTATTAGTTGCTACGAGAACAAGGTATGGGCCGTCGGCAAGAACGGTTCCGCGTACTGGCGGTGCGGAATCTCGCGGGACAACCCCAGCGGTAACAAGTGGCAACCGGTGGAACCGCCCGGAGGCGTCACCTTCAAGCAGATCTCGGTCGGAAAGGCCGGCATCTGGACGGTGGACACGTGCGGGCGGCTCTCGGTCCGGAAGGAAATAACCGCCACCTTTCCCGAGGGTAGCCACTGGCAGTTGCTGGCCAACATCCAGAACGATCCACCGCACTACGAGGGAAACGTTGGCTTCAAGAACGTTTCCGTGGGCGAGCACGTCTTTGCGGTGTCCCAGTCTGGGTTCATTTGCAAGCGGAGTGGAATCAGTGCCGACAATCCGGCTGGGACGGGATGGACGCTGGGAATTCAG GCAAACTGGCACTACGTCTGTGCGAATGGATTCTCCGACTAA